A genomic stretch from Capricornis sumatraensis isolate serow.1 chromosome 4, serow.2, whole genome shotgun sequence includes:
- the LOC138078551 gene encoding protein FAM90A5-like, whose amino-acid sequence MAGQYGWLKACRLFQEQKVRKQNPGPGRQTAPQPQDKDSMVKCKDCGAFGHTARSLRCPMKRWQGALVPLPLGSRFGKENLAWKLQDPLAPGTPNAAEKEEEERQRKEEQQKKLLQRFPRRPRAWQPQSWKEEPEPGLCLRHPNMPLLIHTSRRKSFQDPDHPRGSPTRKDDVNSSLPAVSLIGRNVAPAAKGSVEAPGKRCAQTPGLTCVNPPKKPRLSPIQTPQQSTPTADLGAFLNLPPPASTAGRGPRVAFRASRETAAQGQRFDLQPPADRSPSRSVCGVPAVRLPPIIIRVRAQPLRMRFLRDAEGCWSCHYTAPPSPRPSERPAPPAQSPSIEREPEGHAVPGPRSVLYDDLLVSSSSEESDWDADTSGN is encoded by the exons ATGGCTGGTCAGTACGGATGGCTGAAAGCCTGCCGACTCTTTCAagagcagaaagtgaggaagcaaAACCCGGGACCTGGGAGGCAGacggctccccagccacaggACAAAGACTCTATG GTGAAGTGTAAGGACTGTGGAGCCTTTGGGCACACAGCAAGGAGCCTCAGGTGCCCCATGAAGCGCTGGCAAGGGGCGCTGGTGCCCCTGCCCTTGGGGTCCAGATTTGGTAAGGAGAACCTGGCGTGGAAGCTGCAGGACCCACTGGCCCCAGGGACCCCTAATGCGgctgagaaagaggaggaggaaagacagAG GAAAGAGGAGCAGCAGAAGAAGCTCCTGCAGCGATTTCCCAGGAGGCCCCGCGCTTGGCAGCCGCAGAGCTGGAAGGAGGAGCCGGAGCCCGGCCTCTGCCTGAGG CACCCAAACATGCCCCTGCTTATCCACACATCCAGGAGGAAATCCTTCCAGGATCCAGATCACCCAAGAGGGTCACCCACCAGGAAAGATGATGTGAATTCCAGCCTCCCCGCCGTGTCTCTCATCGGCAGGAATGTGGCCCCGGCCGCCAAGGGCAGCGTCGAGGCTCCAGGCAAGAGATGTGCGCAGACCCCCGGCCTGACATGCGTGAACCCCCCAAAGAAACCTAGACTCAGCCCCATCCAGACCCCCCAGCAGAGCACTCCCACAGCAGATCTGGGGGCCTTCCTGAatctccctcctccagccagcACAGCAGGACGTGGACCGAGAGTGGCCTTCCGTGCATCCAGGGAGACAGCTGCCCAGGGGCAACGCTTTGACCTCCAGCCTCCCGCGGACAGATCTCCCTCCAGGAGCGTGTGCGGGGTCCCCGCAGTCCGCCTGCCGCCCATCATCATCCGCGTTCGGGCCCAGCCTCTCAGGATGCGCTTCCTGAGAGATGCCGAAGGCTGCTGGAGCTGCCACTACACGGCGCCCCCGTCTCCGCGGCCTTCGGAGCGGCCAGCCCCTCCTGCTCAGAGCCCGTCCATTGAACGGGAGCCCGAGGGACACGCTGTCCCCGGGCCCCGGAGTGTCCTCTACGATGACCTCCTGGTGTCTTCTTCCTCCGAAGAGAGTGACTGGGACGCAGACACCAGTGGCAACTGA